In Streptomyces nodosus, one DNA window encodes the following:
- a CDS encoding helix-turn-helix domain-containing protein encodes MSIGNSPDDNSPEDARPFEDHRDDAPASERPSIGRALQQARRAAGLTVDDVSDATRVRAGIIHAIERDDFAPCGGDVYARGHIRTLAHAVHLDPAPLLQQYTDEYGGRSAPTPTAPIFEAERIRPERRGPNWTAAMVAAIVAVVGFVGFTVIKGTGDDKGTKAHVAEGATPTASRTASPTPSSEPADPKPEPSDSAIAAAPQDKVTVQVSATDGRSWISAKDHNGRTMFDGLLERGDSQTFQDKEKIDLVLGDAGAVQLFVNGKKIQDDFRPGQVERLTYTKGDPVTG; translated from the coding sequence GTGTCCATCGGCAACTCCCCTGACGACAACTCCCCTGAGGACGCACGTCCGTTCGAAGATCATCGTGACGACGCCCCCGCGTCGGAGCGTCCTTCGATCGGCCGGGCCCTGCAACAGGCGCGCAGGGCGGCCGGGCTGACCGTCGACGACGTCAGCGACGCCACCCGGGTCCGCGCCGGCATCATCCACGCGATCGAACGGGACGACTTCGCCCCCTGCGGCGGCGATGTCTACGCCCGAGGCCACATCCGCACCCTCGCGCATGCGGTGCACCTCGATCCGGCCCCCCTGCTCCAGCAGTACACCGACGAGTACGGCGGACGGTCCGCCCCGACCCCGACGGCCCCGATCTTCGAGGCGGAACGCATCCGCCCCGAGCGGCGCGGACCCAACTGGACCGCGGCCATGGTCGCGGCGATCGTCGCGGTCGTCGGCTTCGTCGGGTTCACGGTGATCAAGGGGACCGGCGACGACAAGGGCACCAAGGCGCATGTCGCCGAGGGCGCCACACCGACCGCCTCCAGGACCGCCTCGCCCACACCCAGCAGCGAGCCGGCCGACCCCAAGCCCGAACCGTCCGACAGCGCCATCGCGGCCGCTCCCCAGGACAAGGTGACCGTCCAGGTGAGCGCCACCGACGGCCGCAGCTGGATCTCGGCCAAGGACCACAACGGCCGGACCATGTTCGACGGGCTGCTGGAGCGGGGCGACTCGCAGACCTTCCAGGACAAGGAGAAGATCGACCTGGTCCTCGGCGACGCGGGCGCGGTCCAGCTGTTCGTCAACGGCAAGAAGATCCAGGACGACTTCCGGCCCGGACAGGTCGAGCGTCTGACCTACACCAAGGGCGACCCCGTCACGGGCTGA
- the rimO gene encoding 30S ribosomal protein S12 methylthiotransferase RimO yields the protein MPERRTVALVTLGCARNEVDSEELAGRLEADGWQLVDDAENADVAVVNTCGFVEAAKKDSVDALLEANDLKGHGRTQAVVAVGCMAERYGKELAEALPEADGVLGFDDYADISDRLQTILNGGIHASHTPRDRRKLLPISPAERQDSAASVALPGHAPVDLPEGLAPASGPRAPLRRRLDGSPVASVKLASGCDRRCSFCAIPSFRGSFISRRPSDVLNETRWLAEQGVKEIMLVSENNTSYGKDLGDIRLLESLLPELAEVDGIERVRVSYLQPAEMRPGLIDVLTSTPKVVPYFDLSFQHSAPDVLRAMRRFGDTDRFLELLDTIRSKAPQAGVRSNFIVGFPGETEADLAELERFLNGARLDAIGVFGYSDEEGTEAATYENKLDEDLVAERLARVSRLAEELVSQRAEERVGETVHVLVESVDGEDGAYGRGAHQAPETDGQVLFTTGEGLAVGRMVEAKVVGTEGVDLVAEPLVGSLGCPEEAGR from the coding sequence ATGCCTGAACGCCGTACCGTCGCACTCGTCACCCTTGGCTGCGCCCGTAACGAGGTGGACTCGGAGGAGCTCGCGGGCCGCTTGGAGGCGGACGGCTGGCAACTCGTGGACGACGCCGAGAACGCCGATGTCGCCGTCGTCAACACCTGCGGCTTCGTCGAAGCCGCCAAGAAGGACTCCGTGGACGCCCTGTTGGAGGCCAACGACCTCAAGGGGCACGGAAGAACGCAGGCCGTCGTGGCGGTGGGCTGCATGGCCGAGCGGTACGGCAAGGAACTCGCCGAGGCCCTGCCGGAGGCCGACGGCGTGCTCGGCTTCGACGACTACGCCGACATCTCGGACCGCCTCCAGACCATCCTCAACGGCGGCATCCACGCCTCCCACACCCCGCGCGACCGGCGCAAACTGCTGCCGATCAGCCCGGCGGAGCGACAGGACTCGGCCGCGTCGGTGGCGCTGCCCGGCCACGCTCCGGTGGACCTTCCGGAGGGCCTCGCTCCGGCCTCGGGCCCCCGCGCACCCCTGCGCCGCCGCCTCGACGGCTCTCCGGTGGCCTCCGTGAAGCTCGCCTCGGGCTGCGACCGGCGTTGCTCCTTCTGCGCCATCCCCTCCTTCCGCGGCTCCTTCATCTCACGCCGCCCGAGCGATGTGCTGAACGAGACGCGCTGGCTGGCCGAACAGGGTGTGAAGGAGATCATGCTGGTCTCCGAGAACAACACCTCCTACGGCAAGGACCTGGGCGACATCCGCCTCCTGGAGTCCCTGCTGCCGGAGCTCGCCGAGGTCGACGGCATCGAGCGGGTCCGCGTCAGCTATCTCCAGCCGGCGGAGATGCGGCCCGGACTCATCGACGTGCTCACCTCCACGCCCAAGGTCGTGCCGTACTTCGATCTGTCCTTCCAGCACTCCGCGCCCGATGTGCTGCGCGCGATGCGGCGCTTCGGCGACACCGACCGCTTCCTGGAGCTGCTGGACACCATCAGGAGCAAGGCACCCCAGGCGGGAGTGCGCTCCAACTTCATCGTGGGCTTCCCCGGCGAGACCGAGGCCGACCTGGCCGAGCTGGAGCGCTTTCTGAACGGGGCGCGACTGGACGCGATCGGGGTCTTCGGCTACTCCGATGAGGAGGGCACCGAGGCCGCGACCTACGAGAACAAGCTCGACGAGGACCTCGTCGCCGAACGGCTGGCCCGTGTCTCCCGGCTGGCGGAGGAACTGGTGTCCCAGCGCGCCGAGGAGCGCGTCGGCGAGACCGTGCACGTCCTGGTGGAGTCGGTGGACGGCGAGGACGGCGCCTACGGCCGTGGGGCGCACCAGGCCCCCGAGACCGACGGCCAGGTGCTGTTCACGACGGGCGAGGGCCTGGCCGTGGGCCGTATGGTCGAGGCGAAGGTGGTCGGGACGGAGGGGGTCGATCTGGTGGCCGAGCCCCTGGTGGGTTCGCTCGGGTGTCCTGAGGAGGCGGGCAGATGA
- a CDS encoding DNA translocase FtsK, whose product MSPVVSTGNLTPMASRPAAKKSPAKKAAAPRKAPAKKAPGKKAPGKPAAVRKTAAWKPAPAPAPSPTAGVFRLLRALWLGLAHAVGALFRGIGRGAKGLDPAHRKDGVALLLLALALIVAAGTWAHLSGPVGDLVKLLVTGAFGRLDLLVPILLGVIAVRVILHPERPEANGRIVIGLSALVIGVLGQVHIACGGPARSDGMQAIRDAGGLIGWGAAAPLTYTMGDVLAVPLLVLLTFFGLLVVTATPVTAIPQRLRTLGVKLGILHDPEEFARTEDDERYEEQWREALPRSRRRGPDPEAFQPAEAEQEALARRRSRPRRPSAQPALGREMDAVDVAAAAAAALDGAVLHGMPPSPVVADLTQGVSVGDREEATTPTPVPPVRPQQERLPAGAAVPDLTKAAPQEPRDLPPRAEQLQLSGDITYALPSLDLLERGGPGKARSAANDAVVASLTNVFTEFKVDAAVTGFTRGPTVTRYEVELGPAVKVERITALTKNIAYAVASPDVRIISPIPGKSAVGIEIPNTDREMVNLGDVLRLAEAAEDDHPMLVALGKDVEGGYVMANIAKMPHVLVAGATGSGKSSCINCLITSIMMRATPEDVRMVLVDPKRVELTAYEGIPHLITPIITNPKRAAEALQWVVREMDLRYDDLAAYGFRHIDDFNEAIRKGRIKAPEGSERELQPYPYLLVIVDELADLMMVAPRDVEDAIVRITQLARAAGIHLVLATQRPSVDVVTGLIKANVPSRLAFATSSLADSRVILDQPGAEKLIGKGDGLFLPMGANKATRLQGAFVTEEEVAAVVRHCKEQMTPVFREDVTVGGRQKKEIDEDIGDDLDLLCQAAELVVSTQFGSTSMLQRKLRVGFAKAGRLMDLMESRNIVGPSEGSKARDVLVKPDELDGVLAQIRGDAPS is encoded by the coding sequence GTGTCACCCGTCGTCTCCACCGGTAATCTCACACCCATGGCCTCACGTCCCGCAGCCAAGAAGTCGCCCGCCAAGAAGGCGGCCGCTCCGAGGAAGGCTCCGGCGAAGAAGGCCCCCGGGAAGAAGGCGCCGGGGAAACCGGCCGCGGTCAGGAAGACGGCCGCGTGGAAGCCCGCCCCCGCGCCGGCGCCCAGTCCGACCGCGGGCGTGTTCCGATTGCTGCGCGCGCTCTGGCTCGGTCTCGCGCACGCCGTGGGCGCCCTGTTCCGGGGCATAGGGCGGGGCGCGAAGGGGCTGGACCCGGCGCATCGCAAGGACGGCGTGGCGCTTCTGCTGCTCGCTCTCGCTCTGATCGTCGCCGCGGGCACCTGGGCCCATCTCAGCGGCCCCGTCGGCGATCTGGTCAAGTTGCTGGTGACCGGCGCCTTCGGCCGCCTCGATCTGCTGGTGCCGATACTGCTGGGTGTGATCGCCGTGCGGGTGATCCTGCATCCGGAGCGGCCGGAGGCCAACGGCCGTATCGTCATCGGCCTCTCCGCCCTGGTCATCGGCGTCCTCGGGCAGGTGCACATCGCCTGCGGCGGGCCGGCCCGCAGCGACGGCATGCAGGCGATAAGGGACGCCGGGGGGCTCATCGGCTGGGGTGCCGCCGCCCCGCTGACGTACACGATGGGCGATGTCCTCGCCGTGCCGCTGCTCGTCCTGCTGACGTTCTTCGGGCTGCTCGTCGTCACCGCCACGCCGGTCACCGCCATTCCGCAGCGGCTGCGGACGCTCGGGGTGAAGCTCGGGATCCTGCACGACCCGGAGGAGTTCGCCCGCACCGAGGACGACGAGCGCTACGAGGAGCAGTGGCGCGAGGCGCTGCCCCGCTCCCGGCGGCGCGGCCCGGACCCCGAGGCGTTCCAGCCGGCCGAGGCGGAGCAGGAGGCGCTCGCCCGGCGTCGCAGCCGCCCCCGGCGCCCCTCCGCACAGCCCGCCCTGGGCCGGGAGATGGACGCCGTGGATGTCGCGGCCGCCGCGGCTGCCGCCCTGGACGGCGCCGTTCTGCACGGGATGCCGCCGTCCCCGGTGGTCGCCGACCTCACCCAGGGCGTCAGCGTGGGCGACCGCGAGGAGGCGACCACGCCCACCCCGGTGCCGCCCGTCCGCCCGCAGCAGGAGCGGCTCCCGGCCGGGGCCGCCGTGCCCGATCTCACCAAGGCGGCGCCCCAGGAGCCCCGCGACCTTCCGCCGCGCGCCGAGCAGCTCCAGCTCTCCGGTGACATCACCTACGCCCTGCCGTCGCTGGACCTGCTGGAGCGCGGCGGTCCCGGGAAGGCGCGCAGCGCCGCCAATGACGCGGTCGTCGCCTCCCTCACCAATGTCTTCACCGAGTTCAAGGTCGACGCGGCCGTCACCGGCTTCACCCGTGGCCCGACGGTCACCCGCTACGAGGTCGAACTGGGCCCCGCGGTGAAGGTGGAGCGGATCACCGCGCTCACCAAGAACATCGCGTACGCCGTCGCCAGCCCCGATGTGCGGATCATCAGCCCGATCCCGGGCAAGTCCGCGGTCGGCATCGAGATCCCGAACACCGACCGGGAGATGGTCAATCTCGGGGACGTTCTCCGCCTGGCGGAGGCCGCCGAGGACGATCATCCGATGCTGGTCGCGCTCGGCAAGGACGTCGAGGGCGGCTATGTGATGGCGAACATCGCGAAGATGCCGCATGTCCTCGTCGCCGGCGCCACCGGTTCCGGCAAGTCGTCCTGCATCAACTGCCTGATCACCTCGATCATGATGCGGGCGACACCGGAGGATGTGCGCATGGTGCTGGTCGACCCCAAGCGGGTCGAGCTGACCGCCTACGAGGGCATTCCGCATCTGATCACACCGATCATCACCAACCCGAAACGGGCCGCCGAGGCGCTCCAGTGGGTCGTCCGGGAGATGGATCTGCGCTACGACGACCTGGCGGCGTACGGCTTCCGGCACATCGACGACTTCAACGAGGCCATCAGGAAGGGCAGGATCAAGGCGCCCGAGGGCAGCGAGCGCGAACTCCAGCCGTACCCCTATCTGCTGGTGATCGTCGACGAGCTGGCCGATCTGATGATGGTCGCGCCCCGCGACGTCGAGGACGCGATCGTCCGGATCACCCAGCTCGCACGGGCGGCCGGCATCCATCTGGTGCTGGCCACCCAGCGGCCCTCGGTGGACGTCGTGACCGGTCTGATCAAGGCGAATGTGCCCTCCCGGCTCGCCTTCGCCACCTCCTCGCTGGCCGACTCGCGCGTCATCCTCGACCAGCCCGGGGCGGAGAAGCTGATCGGCAAGGGCGACGGGCTCTTTCTGCCGATGGGCGCGAACAAGGCGACCCGGCTGCAGGGTGCGTTCGTGACCGAGGAGGAGGTCGCGGCCGTCGTCCGGCACTGCAAGGAGCAGATGACGCCCGTCTTCCGGGAGGACGTCACGGTCGGCGGCCGGCAGAAGAAGGAGATCGACGAGGACATCGGCGACGACCTCGACCTGCTGTGCCAGGCGGCCGAACTGGTCGTCTCCACCCAGTTCGGATCGACCTCGATGCTCCAGCGGAAGCTGCGGGTCGGCTTCGCCAAGGCGGGACGGCTGATGGATCTCATGGAGTCGCGGAACATCGTCGGCCCGAGCGAGGGGTCCAAGGCGCGTGACGTTCTGGTGAAACCCGACGAACTGGACGGCGTGCTCGCGCAGATCCGGGGGGATGCTCCTTCCTAG
- a CDS encoding helix-turn-helix domain-containing protein: protein MILLRRLLGDVLRRQRQRQGRTLREVSSSARVSLGYLSEVERGQKEASSELLSAICDALDVRMSELMREVSDELALAELARSAAATEPVRAPVRRPMLNSVSVAGVPPERVTIKAPTEAVDVVAA, encoded by the coding sequence ATGATTCTGCTCCGTCGCCTGCTGGGTGACGTGCTGCGTCGGCAGCGCCAGCGCCAGGGCCGTACTCTGCGCGAAGTCTCCTCGTCCGCCCGAGTTTCGCTCGGCTATCTCTCCGAGGTGGAGCGGGGGCAGAAGGAGGCGTCCTCCGAACTGCTCTCCGCGATCTGCGACGCGCTGGACGTACGGATGTCCGAGCTCATGCGGGAAGTGAGCGACGAGCTCGCCCTCGCCGAGCTGGCACGGTCGGCTGCGGCAACCGAGCCGGTGCGCGCACCGGTGCGTCGCCCGATGCTCAACTCCGTCTCCGTCGCCGGTGTCCCACCGGAACGGGTCACGATCAAGGCCCCCACCGAGGCGGTGGACGTGGTCGCAGCCTGA
- a CDS encoding CinA family protein, protein MNHLAGEVLRLLGARSETLAVAESLTGGLVAAEITAVPGASRVFRGSVTTYATDLKRQVLGVDGALLEARGAVDPQVAAQMAAGVRIALGADWGLATTGVAGPEPQDGQPVGTVFVAVHGPSEGVSGEPGGGKVAALRLNGDRGEIRRESVRSVLALLLEELAGEQIGNARAQDTEQNGGT, encoded by the coding sequence GTGAATCACCTGGCCGGCGAGGTGCTGCGGCTCCTCGGGGCAAGGAGCGAGACGCTCGCCGTCGCCGAGTCGTTGACCGGCGGACTGGTCGCCGCGGAGATCACCGCGGTGCCCGGGGCCTCCCGGGTCTTCCGAGGCTCGGTGACCACATACGCCACCGATCTCAAGCGGCAGGTCCTCGGGGTCGACGGCGCCCTGCTGGAGGCGCGCGGAGCGGTGGATCCGCAGGTCGCGGCCCAGATGGCGGCCGGGGTGCGGATAGCCCTCGGCGCGGACTGGGGGCTGGCGACCACCGGTGTGGCCGGACCCGAACCCCAGGACGGACAGCCGGTCGGCACGGTCTTCGTCGCCGTGCACGGCCCGTCCGAAGGGGTGTCCGGCGAACCCGGTGGCGGGAAAGTGGCCGCTCTGCGGTTGAACGGGGACCGTGGGGAAATCCGTAGGGAGAGTGTACGGAGTGTGCTCGCGCTGCTTCTGGAAGAGCTCGCGGGCGAACAGATCGGGAATGCGCGGGCACAGGATACGGAACAGAACGGGGGGACTTGA
- the pgsA gene encoding CDP-diacylglycerol--glycerol-3-phosphate 3-phosphatidyltransferase, which translates to MTGIPASAAGGPSGARGAASVPGGPGAAGTSGAKAVQSPGNREGAGTSGERDGARPGRGGKLTAAAVNQASVWNVANLLTMLRLLLVPGFVALMLADGGYDPAWRSLAWAAFAIAMITDLFDGHLARTYNLVTDFGKIADPIADKAIMGAALICLSWLDDLPWWVTGVILGRELGITLLRFLVIRYGVIPASRGGKLKTLTQGVAVGMYVLALTGWLATLRFWVMAAAIVLTVATGLDYVRQAVVLRRRGIAERKAAAEEAAR; encoded by the coding sequence ATGACCGGGATCCCGGCATCCGCGGCGGGCGGGCCGTCCGGTGCGCGGGGAGCCGCGTCCGTGCCGGGCGGCCCCGGTGCGGCGGGCACCTCCGGTGCCAAGGCGGTCCAGAGCCCCGGCAACCGGGAGGGGGCGGGCACCTCGGGCGAGCGGGACGGCGCACGGCCGGGGCGGGGCGGCAAACTGACGGCCGCCGCGGTCAACCAGGCGAGCGTCTGGAACGTCGCCAATCTTCTGACCATGCTCCGGCTGCTCCTCGTCCCGGGCTTTGTCGCGCTGATGCTGGCGGACGGCGGATATGACCCGGCGTGGCGCTCGCTCGCCTGGGCGGCCTTCGCCATCGCCATGATCACCGACCTGTTCGACGGGCATCTGGCGCGGACGTACAACCTGGTCACCGACTTCGGGAAGATCGCCGATCCGATCGCCGACAAGGCGATCATGGGGGCGGCGCTGATCTGTCTGTCCTGGCTCGACGATCTGCCGTGGTGGGTGACAGGAGTGATCCTCGGCCGTGAGCTGGGAATCACCCTGCTGCGATTCCTGGTGATCCGCTACGGAGTGATCCCCGCGAGCCGCGGGGGCAAGCTGAAGACCCTGACTCAGGGCGTGGCCGTCGGTATGTACGTCCTGGCACTGACCGGGTGGCTCGCCACCCTGAGGTTCTGGGTGATGGCCGCCGCGATCGTCCTGACGGTCGCCACCGGCCTCGACTATGTGCGACAGGCCGTGGTGCTGCGCAGGCGCGGAATCGCCGAGCGGAAGGCGGCGGCCGAGGAGGCGGCCCGGTGA